The sequence CCCGCACGGCCACTTGGTGCATCAGCCGCGCGTACGGGGCCATCAGCGTCGCGTCCCACGGGTAGCCGAACCGCGTCAGCGTGGCCACCGCCGCCACGAGCGAGCGGTGCACCGGGGAGAGTTCCCCCAACTCCCTTGCCGTGGACCAGCCCAGCGTCCGTAGCAGCTGGTCGACCTCGGCGCGCGCGGCGGTCGTCGCCTCGTCCTCGCCGTCACCGTCCTCGCCGCCCGTGCCCGTGCCGTCGGCCTGTTCGGACCCGTGGGGCAGGGCCCACAGGGCCGCGCCCAGGCGCATCGTCCGGCCCAGGGACTCGTCGTCGACGTGCGCGAGCACCTGTCGGACCCTCGCCACCGGCACCTGGCCGACCTGGATCATCGCGCGGACCAGTCGCAGCCTGCGCAGATGGCCCTCGTCGTAGTCCGCGGTCGTCGCGCTGACGCGACGGCCCGGCGGCAACAACCCTTCGCGCAGGTAGTACTTGATGGTGGCGATGGCCACGCCGCTCCGCTCACTCAGTTCCGCGAGCCGCACTCTCTTGAACCTTCCGTTGGTGAGTGCCACTATCCCATCACGTGACGGTTGGACAGCAGTGCTATCCAACAAGGCGATCGGGAGGCCGGCATGTTCGCGAAACCCTTACCGGGCCGTACCACTGCAGCCGCCGAGGGGGACGTCGTCGTCCTGCTCATCGGCATGCGCATCAACCACTTCTGGGCCGTGCACCATTGGGTTCCGGTGTTCCTGGCCATGCCAC comes from Streptomyces virginiae and encodes:
- a CDS encoding MerR family transcriptional regulator → MRLAELSERSGVAIATIKYYLREGLLPPGRRVSATTADYDEGHLRRLRLVRAMIQVGQVPVARVRQVLAHVDDESLGRTMRLGAALWALPHGSEQADGTGTGGEDGDGEDEATTAARAEVDQLLRTLGWSTARELGELSPVHRSLVAAVATLTRFGYPWDATLMAPYARLMHQVAVRDLDFVETFPSEAEKAETAVAATILFQPVLKALHRLAQEEESARRYGLE